In Vespa velutina chromosome 1, iVesVel2.1, whole genome shotgun sequence, the following proteins share a genomic window:
- the LOC124949390 gene encoding DET1- and DDB1-associated protein 1 isoform X1: MSVAEFLKGLPSHDENNFANFHTDNGNRTCVKRPSVYLPTKDYPPEQIIVTEKTTILLRYLHQQWDKKVSQNPDRKREFLSANGDVQDESATIRIKRPRLDLNNTL, translated from the exons atg tcTGTCGCAGAATTTCTAAAGGGACTTCCTTCACATGATGAAAATAACTTTGCCAATTTTCATACTGATAATGGAAATCGAACCTGTGTTAAAAGGCCCTCGGTCTATCTTCCTACTAAAGATTATCCACCTGAACAAA TTATAGTTACAGAAAAGACAACAATACTTCTAAGGTATCTTCATCAACAATGGGATAAAAAGGTATCGCAA aATCcagataggaaaagagaatttctGTCAGCTAACGGTGATGTACAAGATGAAAGTGCTACAATTCGCATTAAAAGGCCACGTCTAGATCTGAATAATACTCTTTAA
- the LOC124949390 gene encoding DET1- and DDB1-associated protein 1 isoform X2, which translates to MSVAEFLKGLPSHDENNFANFHTDNGNRTCVKRPSVYLPTKDYPPEQIIVTEKTTILLRYLHQQWDKKNPDRKREFLSANGDVQDESATIRIKRPRLDLNNTL; encoded by the exons atg tcTGTCGCAGAATTTCTAAAGGGACTTCCTTCACATGATGAAAATAACTTTGCCAATTTTCATACTGATAATGGAAATCGAACCTGTGTTAAAAGGCCCTCGGTCTATCTTCCTACTAAAGATTATCCACCTGAACAAA TTATAGTTACAGAAAAGACAACAATACTTCTAAGGTATCTTCATCAACAATGGGATAAAAAG aATCcagataggaaaagagaatttctGTCAGCTAACGGTGATGTACAAGATGAAAGTGCTACAATTCGCATTAAAAGGCCACGTCTAGATCTGAATAATACTCTTTAA
- the LOC124949373 gene encoding TBC1 domain family member 31, whose amino-acid sequence MHCRKWVKLKKNNDWYELESESATNEKQCLVRMNFVQAAFDCNNEQVIAIDSKGIAYYVDLTNVQPCYQKLGMVGQACFVAFNPIDNSEIIIGLTTADIKLMKIPANINEFCLISGHKLPATNISFYKDHCLTCSYKEVIIWHLKSFSRVHQLHINTTNVSVKKASLSSLGHIVVLYHNDSIQTWMFNQLDTDTKLDIKKFGIRNVKDFVFIQNGRAMIIASTQNKIIILNTYNWSMIKSLSLPEKFIGIKKMSIVPLPLDSGANKIVAVISSNCTLHILDLNLSCFIDKTHVINNIKKIVVSSDGRYIIIIEKQGLLKLTFCEKLFPQEPIHTEKLEKKCRPLAHKINEHLQCIRQNIKQELRLDRLLLILQEFGKFPDKYRHLIWSTILKLPANKTAFISLINNTTQRAATISFLKNYHLADRNKASLLTTVIECLIQWCPLLAQTSFLPNLIFPFLVVFQKDQLFALELTLSILINYCQKWFEYHPLPPLNILGIIENILLRTDPQLLNYFCEHGITSIEYAWPLLQTTMSEVLSGDEWLILWDHLLSLQTPTLFLMCVIAYSICSRNIIFMLHTVEDLKRFYKTQGHVRAKELLKVAQRLDQNIPYRLHPNRYLRNKLIQLPEEGPYPPLVLEDYPKFLTEELNISQIPKLQKQKQILERYKQEVVLTEEIRLHDAVKTFMEEVHKNRLNEVKKCFQVQLHDKELELNEIMEQMKGKAVPYKYIGRKLSDLIANLESETNSSMNSENTATLNDKEFINCAKLQRDVARLEDEVRDVLDSLKCNR is encoded by the exons ATGCATTGCAGGAAGTGggttaaattgaaaaaaaataatgattggtATGAATTGGAATCAGAATCAGCTACCAATGAAAAACAATGTCTTGTACGAATGAATTTTGTTCAAGCAGCATTTGACTGCAATAATGAACAAGTGATAGCAATAGACTCCAAAGGTATAGCTTATTACGTTGACTTAACCAACGTACAACCATGTTATCAAAAACTTGGTATGGTAGGACAAGCTTGTTTTGTAGCATTCAATCCTATAGACAATAGCGAGATAATAATAGGTCTTACCACAGCTGATATCAAACTTATGAAGATACCTGCAAATATCAAcgaattttgtttaatatcaGGGCATAAATTACCAGCAAcaaatatctctttttataagGATCACTGCTTAACGTGTTCTTATAAAGAAGTTATAATATGgcatttaaaatcttttagtAGAGTACACCAATTACATATTAATACTACAAATGTATCTGTAAAGAAAGCAAGTTTATCAAGCTTAGGTCACATTGTTGTATTATATCACAATGATAGCATACAAACTTGGATGTTTAATCAGTTAGATACTGATACAAAATTAGACATAAAGAAATTTGGTATACGTAATGTAAAAGACTttgtttttatacaaaatggAAGAGCTATGATAATAGCTAGTactcaaaataaaattattattttaaatacatataactGGAGTATGATAAAAAGTTTGAGTTTACCGGAGAAATTCattggtataaaaaaaatgtcaattgTACCTTTGCCATTAGATAGTGGTGCAAATAAAATTGTAGCAGTTATTTCATCAAATTGCACGCTGCACATTCTTGATTTAAATTTGTCttgttttattgataaaacaCATGTAatcaataacattaaaaaaattgtcgtTTCTTCAGAtggtagatatataataattattgaaaaacaaGGACTTTTGAAATTGACATtttgtgaaaaattatttcctcaAGAACCTATACATACagaaaagttagaaaaaaaatgcagaCCTCTAGCTcacaaaataaatgaacatcTCCAATGTATCagacaaaatataaaacaagaaCTACGTCTAGATAGACTATTACTAATTTTACAAGAATTTGGAAAATTTCCTGACAAATATCGTCATCTTATATGGTCTACAATATTGAAACTTCCAGCTAATAAAACTGCATTCAtctctttaattaataatacaacaCAACGAGCAGCTACCATaagttttcttaaaaattaccATTTAGCTGATCGCAATAAAGCATCATTACTAACTACAGTAATAGAATGTTTAATACAATGGTGTCCTTTACTCGCACAGACTTCATTTTTgccaaatttaatatttccatttcttGTGGTATTTcag AAAGATCAACTGTTTGCTTTGGAGCTTACTTTAAGtatacttataaattattgtcaAAAATGGTTTGAATACCATCCCTTACCACCATTAAATATTTTGggtattatcgaaaatattcttttgagAACAGATCCACAACTGCTAAATTATTTTTGCGAACATGGTATAACATCTATTGAATATGCATGGCCATTATTACAGACCACAATGAGCGAAGTATTGTCTGGTGATGAGTGGCTTATTTTGTGGGACCATTTGTTATCTCTTCAAACAcctactctttttcttatgtGTGTTATTGCTTATAGCATTTGCTCACGTAATATTATCTTCATGTTACATACAGTTGAAGATTTAAAGCGTTTCTATAAGACACAAGGACATGTTAGAGCTAAAGAGTTATTAAAAGTAGCACAACGCCTTGATCAAAACATTCCATATCGACTGCATCCTAATCGTTATCTTAG aaacaAGTTGATTCAGTTACCTGAGGAAGGACCGTATCCTCCACTTGTATTAGAAGACTATCCAAAATTTCTTACTGAAGAATTAAACATCTCACAAATTCCAAAacttcaaaaacaaaaacaaattttgGAGAGATACAAACAAGAAGTTGTATTAACAGAGGAAATAAGATTGCATGACGCAGTAAAAACTTTTATGGAAGAAGTTCATAAAAATAGACTTAATg aagtgaaaaaatgttttcaagtACAGTTACATGATAAGGaattagaattaaatgaaataatggaacaaatgaaaggaaaagcagtaccatataaatatataggaaGAAAACTTTCTGATCTGATAGCAAACTTAGAATCAGAAACAAATAGTAGTATGAATTCAGAAAATACTGCAACATTGAAtgataaagaatttataaattgtgCAAAATTGCAAAGAGACGTGGCTAGGTTAGAAGATGAAGTACGAGATGTTTTAGATTCATTGAAATGCAATagataa
- the LOC124949383 gene encoding adenine phosphoribosyltransferase, translating to MDKTQKLKLVKDSIKNYDDFPKPGINFLDIFPVFQNTFALKALRDLLVEHVLFLEVDLIVGLDSRGFLLGPMVCIEIDKPFIPIRKKGKLPGKVLSQNYALEYGESTLELQVESIKEGTRVLIIDDLLATGGSIGAAVNLLKSVNAKIVECLVVIELTKLKAREKLNVPIHSIIQF from the exons atggataaaactcaaaaattaaaattagtcAAGGATTCTATTAAGAATTATGATGATTTTCCTAAACCtggtattaatttttt AGATATATTCCCTGTATTCCAAAATACATTTGCATTAAAAGCTTTGAGAGATCTGCTAGTGGAACATGTTTTGTTCCTTGAAGTTGATTTGATTGTAGGTTTGGACTCCCGTGGATTTTTACTTGGTCCAATGGTATGTATAGAAATTGACAAGCCTTTCATACCAAtcagaaaaaaggggaaactTCCAGGAAAGGTTTTAAGTCAGAACTATGCTTTGGAATATGGAGAG TCTACATTGGAATTACAAGTGGAAAGCATTAAAGAAGGTACTCGAGTGCTTATAATTGATGATTTATTGGCAACTGGAG GCTCTATTGGTGCAgctgtaaatttattaaaatctgtAAATGCAAAAATAGTAGAATGTTTAGTGGTAATAGAGTTGACTAAATTAAAGGCACGAGAAAAACTCAATGTACCTATTCActcaattattcaattttga
- the LOC124950127 gene encoding leucine-rich repeat-containing protein 15, giving the protein MPRTFRSIIILATIMTASCFDGRNNESTIRSSAMISTTTSTVTTSTDKTIINSTTISMVDSTLITINSRESIETVTTLSSISSGKDSKEVSTMSFISDSVWECPNITKTSVECSCDFPHTLRCTGERTALQVISEHLKSSKAGTISLLDVTVTGISILPARFLENVGLHGLVISSGELRRVHENAFTALAKPLQALGLPNNLLETIPTSALKYLVGLDRLDLSHNKLKTLEADSFNGLSNLTYLDLCDNLLSQLSPQAFAALPELRFLRMRGNRLSISALSALRGLKNLEELDLSSNLLLGPMGPNLLPWMPSLHFLTVSENEFINVQQGALTGVRNLSYLILSHNQIDVLEDHSFKHLSTLTRLDLANNRIVDVSSASLAHLEKLTTLDLTHNFLRSLTADLVVPLKSLEDLRLDDNEITMVSSDVPTTKLQLKRLSLSDNPLNCDCTLLEFATWLSNSSLSDEDKSSAVCATPPALENGILTQVSPGSLLCGEPTPSMTKVPLATLKEYHYDELTGINLLWNIEPCTEHYTCDTLIVYETIGDSEVQTESNPLHCDSRMMRDPCSLAVTAPSSFNLQLGHKYRYCVVLLIPTIYDDVSLGLGCSDIIMLEETKQEEQQDQEPSNTNSLDVRITAVHVNVSDQGSLHIDVNLSPSKKSDASSCDISIVVFDAETAIHKCKLNCSSAFISLEVLVPGRYKVCATLDELANIESITFSIIEDDRGRSRCVEVQSFKQNTEAIVLSIVGATCALLIALVVIGRNIVRKVRHPRIQTQCFLPAQEFEITHKAHYIKLLATTKV; this is encoded by the exons ATGCCGAGGACATTtcgaagtataataattttggcCACAATCATGACAGCGTCGTGTTTTGACGGCAGGAACAATGAATCAACAATTAGGTCGTCTGCAATGATATCTACGACGACGTCTACTGTAACCACAAGTAcagataaaacaataataaattcaacgaCAATATCTATGGTAGATTCTacattgataacgataaattcGAGAGAGAGCATCGAGACCGTAACAACTTTGTCAAGTATTTCGAGTGGAAAAGATTCAAAAGAAGTTTCAACAATGTCGTTTATATCCGACTCTGTTTGGGAATGTCCTAATATTACGAAAACAAGCGTTGAATGTTCTTGTGATTTTCCACATACTCTTAGATGTACTGGTGAAAGAACAGCTTTACAA GTGATTAGTGAACATTTAAAAAGTAGTAAAGCAGGGACCATTTCTCTTTTGGACGTAACTGTCACAGGAATTTCTATATTGCCAGCACGTTTTCTCGAAAATGTTGGCCTACATGGACTTGTCATTTCTAGCGGGGAACTGAGACGAGTTCATGAAAATGCGTTTACTGCTCTAGCTAAACCCCTTCAGGCTCTTGGACTTCCTAATAATCTTTTAGAAACCATTCCAACATCGGCATTAAAGTATCTTGTTGGATTAGATCGATTGGATCTTTCtcataataaattgaaaacatTAGAAGCAGATTCGTTCAAC GGTTTGTCGAATTTAACGTATCTGGATTTATGCGATAATTTACTCTCGCAATTATCACCGCAAGCTTTCGCGGCACTTCCAGAACTTCGATTTTTACGAATGCGAGGTAATCGTCTCAGCATTTCGGCTCTTTCTGCATTAAGGGGTCTCAAGAATTTGGAAGAACTCGATCTTTCcagtaatttattattgggACCAATGGGACCAAATCTTCTACCATGGATGCCAAGTTTGCATTTTCTTACTGTATCTGAGAATGAATTTATCAATGTGCAGCAAGGAGCATTAACCGGTGTTAGAAATTTAAGTTATCTCATTCTCAGTCATAATCAG ATCGACGTTCTCGAGGATCACTCGTTCAAGCATTTATCTACATTGACCAGATTAGATTTAGCTAATAATCGTATAGTGGATGTTTCGAGCGCGTCTTTGGCacatttagaaaaattgaCAACTCTAGATCTAACACATaattttttacgatcgttGACGGCTGATTTAGTAGTGCCATTGAAGAGTCTCGAAGATTTACGTTTAGACGACAATGAAATTACGATGGTCTCCAGCGACGTGCCGACCACTAAGTTACAGTTAAAGCGACTCTCTCTTTCCGATAATCCTTTGAACTGCGATTGTACTCTTTTAGAATTTGCCACTTGGTTAAGTAATTCGAGTTTAAGCGATGAGGACAAATCTTCCGCCGTGTGTGCCACACCACCTGCCTTGGAAAATGGTATTTTGACTCAAGTTTCGCCAGGAAGTCTTTTATGCGGAGAACCAACACCATCTATGACTAAAGTACCTCTTGCCACTTTAAAGGAGTATCATTACGATGAATTAACTGGGATTAATCTTTTATGGAACATAGAACCTTGTACGGAACATTATACTTGTGACACGTTGATCGTTTACGAAACAATAGGTGACAGCGAGGTTCAAACCGAGTCCAATCCTTTACATTGTGATTCTCGTATGATGAGAGATCCTTGTTCGTTGGCAGTAACAGCACCTTCATCGTTCAATTTACAGCTTGGtcataaatatcgttattgcgTGGTACTGTTAATTCCTACGATATACGACGACGTATCGCTTGGTTTAGGTTGTAGCGACATTATAATGTTGGAAGAGACCAAACAAGAAGAACAGCAGGACCAGGAACCTTCAAATACAAATTCTTTAGATGTTCGAATAACAGCGGTTCATGTTAATGTGTCCGATCAAGGTTCTTTACACATAGACGTCAATTTATCACCTTCAAAAAAATCTGATGCTTCGTCCTGCGATATTTCAATAGTTGTTTTTGATGCTGAAACGGctatacataaatgtaaattGAATTGCAGTTCGGCATTTATCAGTCTCGAAGTATTAGTACCAGGTCGTTATAAAGTATGCGCCACTCTAGATGAGCTTGCCAATATCGAATCAATCACATTTAGTATTATTGAAGACGATCGTGGTCGATCTCGATGCGTTGAGGTACAAAGTTTCAAACAGAATACAGAAGCCATTGTTTTATCTATCGTAGGAGCAACTTGTGCTCTCTTGATCGCGCTCGTTGTAATCGGTCGAAATATTGTACGAAAGGTTCGACATCCTAGAATTCAAACTCAATGCTTTTTACCTGCCCAGGAATTTGAAATTACGCATAAAGcgcattatattaaattattggcCACGACCAAGGTGTGA
- the LOC124957542 gene encoding dynein regulatory complex protein 11-like, with translation MSHDYYNELWLVTRCDLEKLLELDRDLQKCKPIKRRKNALNHALTLYIRYRDLVRRLVVCYNQMIQTQKRELIKKIVDCAIGRMLQCKREVVKLDCSYFQWSDDVLCQLKLTPDDVNTPILIVDKNHALERRELIEEIKKYEGKKHYSNNLSQSANDILFRQIRSYIVPYVAALVIQEQRLSQVITETEDISSKMQLTRKKRFRPADTSPKILVETSEQRLAKEAREAREVAEKALHDAVLLIQSHERARVGRRIGKEALLMYEYKKKVKTDETAPLIKVDKETYSKAIVIIQRAWRRFAARRDIKKRINHLEELLDMTIPSWKPQDISKRDEEIFQRRLDIIPIYAAETEKIIQDESIKLLKIVGPGMIEDITDEIHEWFIVWYDTVGYFDVYPPAELGGSILIVTGQTMDPEEYLMQQMQKLIEAKTKNKEAKKPTKPKPKKERTVEGWFMPETPLFTCLEMANNEFIENWSYRDESSNPLLKPYLDLITDKLCYELQFEMRLIVDELMRLELEKLNEALLKDYASGKVDIPEMPQRLRKKDRKKPRSKRDRLANIPITELFNELVQQNIIRNYPERSLDDWFGDFRYQNYGAHSEFQNRLGDIKQIIMEYCVLPLSSKEIHTVAPLTQSVCICGLPGYGKTFLVDAICSEVGATLFDMTPLVLIDKYIGKKNERRLMDIIGKLSRFYPPSVIFIDGGEKPWLKKVPLNERYIKPKRFAKHHTKFIKSIKPGDQILFLTVSSEPYKAMGGFMKVHNVFVMIPLTDYNTLYMYYKYLLMKYHGVDRNIDVSCLAKMSVGIPLEFIRKSIENILSLKRRIILNREPLSQMEIMEEVWKYEPLSKNILEKYQNFEKNTPLGKKREIMLAREKEEQDKIDALKAMKKKRR, from the exons atgTCACATGATTATTACAATGAATTATGGCTCGTCACAAGATGCGATTTGGAAAAATTATTGGAATTGGATAGAGATTTACAAAAATGTAAACCTATAAAGCGAAGAAAAAATGCTTTAAATCATGCTCTAACTCTTTACATAAG atatcgaGATTTGGTAAGAAGACTCGTGGTATGTTATAATCAAATGATCCAAACGCAAAAacgtgaattaattaaaaaaatagttgATTGTGCGATTGGTCGAATGCTCCAGTGTAAAAGAGAAGTTGTTAAATTAGATTGCTCTTATTTtca GTGGTCAGATGATGTATTatgtcaattaaaattaacgcCAGATGACGTAAATACCCCTATCTTGATAGTCGATAAAAATCATGCATTAGAACGTAGAGAGTTAATcgaggagataaaaaaatatgagggCAAAAAAC ACTATTCCAATAATTTGTCTCAAAGTGCGAACGATATTCTTTTTCGTCAGATAAGATCATATATTGTACCGTATGTTGCAGCTCTTGTAATACAAGAGCAAAGGCTTTCGCAAGTGATAACGGAAACTGAAGATATCTCGTCAAAAATGCAATTAACacgtaaaaaaagattcaGACCTGCCGATACTTCACCGAAAATTTTAGTAGAAACGTCTGAGCAAAGGCTAGCTAAGGAAGCTCGAGAAGCTCGAGAAGTTGCTGAAAAGGCTTTACATGATGCAGTGCTTTTGATACAAAGTCATGAAAGAGCTAGAGTTGGACGTCGTATTGGTAAAGAAg cTCTACTaatgtatgaatataaaaaaaaagttaaaaccGATGAGACAGCTCCATTAATAAAAGTCGATAAAGAAACATATAGTAAAGCTATCGTCATCATACAACGTGCTTGGAGAAGATTTGCAGCCCgaagagatattaaaaaaagaatcaatcaTTTAGAAGAATTATTAGATATGACGATACCAAGTTGGAAACCTCAAGATATTTctaaaagagacgaagaaatttttcaaaggagATTAGATATTATACCGATTTATGCCGCAGAAACTGAAAAAATTATCCAAGATGAATCGATCAAG TTGTTGAAAATAGTGGGGCCTGGAATGATAGAAGATATCACTGATGAAATTCATGAATGGTTCATCGTCTGGTACGATACGGTTGGATATTTTGACGTTTATCCACCAGCAGAGTTAGGTGGTAGCATTCTGATAGTTACCGGACAAACTATGGATCCAGAGGAATATCTTATGCAACAGATGCAAAAGCTAATAGaggcaaaaacaaaaaataaagaggcaAAGAAACCAACGAAACCAAAGCCAAAAAAGGAGAGAACTGTAGAAGGATGGTTTATGCCGGAAACTCCACTATTTACCTGTTTGGAAATGgctaataatgaatttatcgaaaattggAGTTATCGAGATGAATCTTCTAATCCGTTACTAAAACCTTATCTCGATTTAATAACCGATAAACTTTGTTACGAACTTCAATTTGAAATGCGACTGATTGTTGACGAACTTATGAGACTCGAATtggaaaaattaaacgaagcTTTGTTAAAAGATTATGCCTCTGGTAAAGTAGATATTCCTGAGATGCCAC aAAGACTACGAAAAAAGGATCGAAAAAAACCCAGATCAAAAAGAGATCGTTTAGCTAATATTCCTATAACCGaactttttaatgaattagTACAACAAAATATCATACGAAATTATCCAGAAAGAAGTTTGGACGATTGGTTCGGTGACTTTCGTTACCAAAATTACGGTGCACATTCCGAATTTCAAAATCGGTTAGGAGACATCAAACAAATTATCATGGAGTATTGCGTATTACCCCTCTCTTCTAAAGAAATACATACAGTAGCACCCTTAACACAATCCGTTTGTATCTGTGGTTTACCTGGATATGGTAAAACATTTCTAGTCGATGCAATTTGTTCGGAG GTTGGTGCAACCTTATTCGACATGACACCGTTGGTattgattgataaatatattggtaagaaaaacgaacgaagatTAATGGATATCATTGGCAAATTAAGTCGCTTTTATCCACCTTCcgtaatatttatcgatgGTGGCGAGAAACCATGGTTAAAGAAAGTCCCATTAAACGAACGATATATTAAACCAAAACGATTTGCTAAACATCATACAAAGTTTATCAAAAGTATCAAACCAGGTGATCAG attttgtTCCTGACTGTTTCTTCCGAACCTTACAAAGCGATGGGTGGATTTATGAAGGTTCACAATGTATTTGTAATGATACCTCTAACCGATTACAATACACTATACatgtattacaaatatttattaatgaaatatcatgGAGTAGATAGAAACATAGATGTTTCTTGTCTGGCTAAAATGTCCGTCGGTATACCTTTggaatttataagaaaatctaTCGAAAACATATTATCACTGAAAAGAAGAATCATATTGAATCGCGAGCCTTTATCGCAAATGGAAATTATGGAAGAAGTGTGGAAATACGAGCCGCTCTCTAAAAATATccttgaaaaatatcaaaatttcgaaaagaataCTCCTCttggtaaaaaaagagagataatgttagccagagagaaagaagaacaggATAAAATTGATGCTTTAAAagcaatgaagaaaaaaagacgatgA